A genomic stretch from Haloarchaeobius amylolyticus includes:
- a CDS encoding globin-coupled sensor protein: protein MQPEQEFGQGGLNRFVDAGALVDDIGLDAEEVAWRKEFINFDGEDEERLADLEPLLREHQDAIADDFYDNLLQYDQTRAVIERSPKGVDMLKQTQRAYLVSLATGEYDQQYFANRARIGKLHEILDMPLKHYVGQYGVYYDLILSEVDDRVQGQVVDAIEEWAEEREDESGGGLGRLVGALGFGDDGDDGLDDSFEATVREAIHDGMQDVLALLRIINLDLQVATDTYVDSYSQRLEDAIERREQLAHEVESEVQGPVEELHEASSAVSESAQTISDLTERQAAQIQATAGELDEVSAAAEEVAGVADEVRAESERTESLAANGAEAADGALAVLAAIEDAAERVEDAATTLESRTEDIDEVVERIDGLAERTSVLATNANIEATRADATSDTLSVIATEVKSFAEQAQDDLDEIEDAVEGVREATTETVETMDETATKVEEGTDQVRETVAHLDEIHESAQATAAGMDDVAAAADQQAESVETLATSVEQVATAADRVASEAENVAAASEEQTANVASVAQAVRRLTESEETGQTPVYEQFVSQ from the coding sequence ATGCAACCGGAACAGGAGTTCGGCCAGGGTGGGCTGAACCGGTTCGTCGACGCCGGCGCACTGGTCGATGACATCGGACTGGACGCCGAGGAGGTGGCCTGGCGCAAGGAGTTCATCAACTTCGACGGCGAGGACGAGGAACGCCTCGCCGACCTCGAACCGCTCCTGCGCGAGCACCAGGACGCCATCGCGGACGACTTCTACGACAATCTCTTGCAGTACGACCAGACCCGGGCGGTCATCGAGCGTTCGCCGAAGGGGGTGGACATGCTCAAGCAGACCCAGCGGGCCTACCTCGTCTCGCTGGCGACCGGCGAGTACGACCAGCAGTACTTCGCGAACCGGGCCCGCATCGGGAAGCTCCACGAGATACTGGACATGCCCCTGAAACACTACGTCGGCCAGTACGGGGTGTACTACGACCTCATCCTCTCGGAGGTCGACGACCGCGTCCAGGGGCAGGTCGTCGACGCCATCGAGGAGTGGGCCGAGGAACGCGAGGACGAATCGGGTGGCGGCCTCGGCCGGCTCGTCGGCGCGCTCGGCTTCGGCGACGACGGCGACGACGGGCTGGACGACTCCTTCGAGGCGACGGTCCGCGAGGCTATCCACGACGGCATGCAGGACGTGCTCGCGCTGTTGCGCATCATCAACCTCGACCTGCAGGTCGCGACCGACACCTACGTCGACTCCTACAGCCAGCGCCTCGAGGACGCCATCGAGCGCCGCGAGCAGCTCGCCCACGAGGTCGAGTCCGAGGTCCAGGGCCCGGTCGAAGAGCTGCACGAGGCGTCCAGCGCGGTCTCGGAGAGCGCCCAGACCATCAGCGACCTGACCGAGCGACAGGCCGCCCAGATACAGGCGACCGCGGGCGAACTGGACGAGGTCAGCGCGGCCGCCGAGGAGGTCGCGGGCGTGGCGGACGAGGTCCGGGCCGAGAGCGAACGCACCGAGTCGCTGGCCGCGAACGGGGCCGAGGCGGCCGACGGGGCACTGGCGGTGCTGGCGGCCATCGAGGACGCGGCCGAGCGCGTCGAGGACGCGGCCACGACGCTCGAATCCCGCACCGAGGACATCGACGAGGTCGTCGAGCGCATCGACGGGCTGGCCGAGCGGACCTCGGTGCTGGCGACGAACGCGAACATCGAGGCGACGCGGGCCGACGCCACGAGCGACACGCTGAGCGTCATCGCGACCGAGGTGAAGTCCTTCGCCGAGCAGGCCCAGGACGACCTCGACGAGATCGAGGACGCGGTCGAGGGCGTCCGCGAGGCGACGACCGAGACGGTCGAGACGATGGACGAGACCGCCACGAAGGTCGAGGAGGGGACCGACCAGGTCCGCGAGACGGTGGCCCACCTCGACGAGATACACGAGTCCGCACAGGCCACCGCCGCCGGGATGGACGACGTGGCGGCCGCCGCGGACCAGCAGGCCGAGAGCGTCGAGACGCTCGCGACCTCGGTCGAGCAGGTCGCCACCGCCGCGGACCGGGTCGCCAGCGAGGCCGAGAACGTCGCGGCCGCGAGCGAGGAGCAGACCGCGAACGTCGCCAGCGTCGCGCAGGCGGTCCGCCGGCTGACCGAGTCGGAAGAGACCGGACAGACGCCGGTGTACGAGCAGTTCGTGTCACAGTAG
- a CDS encoding PINc/VapC family ATPase, whose protein sequence is MNVVPDTSVVIDGRVSEKVDDGEYAGATISVPEAVVAELESQANAGLDTGWEGLEELQRLADLADDGRITLEYVGKRPDARSIDHAAEGEIDAQIRDLAAEMGATFLTSDVVQSHVAQAKGLDVELLSAEARQIERLAIENYFDEATMSVHLKTGTVPKAKRGDIGDMHYVEIADEPLDEATMSEYADEVINAAKESAEGFLELSRNGMDIVQFRNYRIAVARPPFSDGIEITAVRPIAQTDMEDYEHAGELKDRILERQRGILISGAPGAGKSTFAQAVARFISENDYSVKTMEKPRDLQVGPDITQYTELDGQMANTADALLMVRPDYTIYDEVRKTDDFEVFADMRLAGVGMIGVVHATRAIDALQRLVGRVELGMIPQVVDTVVYIEDGEIAKVYDVQTEVKVPHGLTEEDLARPVITINEFETGRPEYEIYTFNRQVVTVPLTDDDGKSDTGVDRIAKQEIEREIRSIARGHVSVDLKGQNKAVVYVEEDDISAVIGKGGGRINDVENRLGIDIDVRTHDENPNYRTGGSGGGGGGSSSQSGQQDTTGQLVTPEITSRHIVIPVDGHTGETVEVRADGDYLFTATVGRGGEVQVSRGSAIADELERAIDRKNTVTVHTA, encoded by the coding sequence ATGAACGTTGTACCGGACACGAGCGTGGTCATCGACGGCCGCGTGTCCGAGAAAGTCGACGACGGCGAGTACGCCGGGGCCACCATCTCCGTCCCCGAGGCCGTCGTCGCAGAGCTGGAATCGCAGGCGAACGCCGGGCTCGACACCGGCTGGGAGGGACTGGAAGAACTCCAGCGGCTCGCCGACCTCGCCGACGACGGGCGCATCACCCTGGAGTACGTCGGCAAGCGACCCGACGCGCGCAGCATCGACCACGCTGCCGAGGGCGAGATCGACGCCCAGATCCGGGACCTCGCCGCCGAGATGGGGGCGACCTTCCTCACCAGCGACGTGGTGCAGTCCCACGTCGCCCAGGCGAAGGGCCTCGACGTCGAACTCCTCTCCGCGGAGGCCCGCCAGATCGAGCGCCTCGCCATCGAGAACTACTTCGACGAGGCGACGATGAGCGTCCACCTCAAGACGGGCACCGTCCCGAAGGCCAAGCGCGGCGACATCGGCGACATGCACTACGTCGAGATCGCCGACGAGCCCCTCGACGAGGCGACCATGTCGGAGTACGCCGACGAGGTCATCAACGCCGCCAAGGAGTCCGCCGAGGGCTTCCTCGAACTCTCCCGGAACGGCATGGACATCGTCCAGTTCCGGAACTACCGCATCGCGGTCGCCCGCCCGCCGTTCTCGGACGGTATCGAGATAACCGCGGTCCGACCCATCGCCCAGACCGACATGGAGGACTACGAGCACGCCGGGGAGCTCAAAGACCGCATCCTGGAGCGCCAGCGCGGCATCCTCATCTCCGGGGCGCCCGGCGCCGGGAAGTCGACGTTCGCGCAGGCGGTCGCCCGGTTCATCTCCGAGAACGACTACTCCGTCAAGACGATGGAGAAACCGCGCGACCTGCAGGTCGGCCCGGACATCACCCAGTACACCGAACTCGACGGACAGATGGCCAACACGGCCGACGCCCTGCTGATGGTCCGCCCCGACTACACCATCTACGACGAGGTCAGAAAGACCGACGACTTCGAGGTCTTCGCCGACATGCGCCTCGCCGGCGTCGGGATGATCGGCGTCGTCCACGCCACCCGCGCCATCGACGCGCTCCAGCGCCTCGTCGGCCGCGTGGAACTCGGCATGATCCCGCAGGTCGTCGACACCGTCGTCTACATCGAGGACGGTGAGATCGCCAAAGTGTACGACGTCCAGACCGAGGTGAAGGTCCCCCACGGCCTCACCGAGGAGGACCTCGCCCGCCCCGTCATCACCATCAACGAGTTCGAGACGGGCCGCCCCGAGTACGAGATCTACACCTTCAACCGGCAGGTCGTCACCGTCCCGCTCACCGACGACGACGGCAAGAGCGACACCGGCGTCGACCGCATCGCGAAACAGGAGATCGAGCGCGAGATCCGCTCCATCGCCCGCGGGCACGTCTCGGTCGACCTGAAGGGCCAGAACAAGGCGGTCGTCTACGTCGAGGAGGACGACATCTCCGCGGTCATCGGGAAGGGCGGCGGCCGCATCAACGACGTGGAGAACCGCCTCGGCATCGACATCGACGTCCGGACCCACGACGAGAACCCGAACTACCGGACCGGCGGGTCGGGCGGTGGTGGCGGCGGTAGCAGTTCACAATCAGGACAGCAGGACACCACCGGCCAGCTCGTCACGCCCGAGATCACCTCCCGGCACATCGTCATCCCGGTCGACGGCCACACCGGCGAGACGGTCGAGGTCCGCGCCGACGGCGACTACCTGTTCACCGCGACGGTCGGCCGCGGCGGCGAGGTGCAGGTCTCGCGCGGTTCGGCCATCGCCGACGAACTGGAGCGCGCCATCGACCGCAAGAACACCGTGACGGTCCACACGGCCTAA